One Oryza sativa Japonica Group chromosome 8, ASM3414082v1 DNA window includes the following coding sequences:
- the LOC4346237 gene encoding flavonoid 3'-monooxygenase CYP75B137 produces MEVTSTPAMLLYAALFAAALLYLAVAVRRGRGAGLPPGPTGLPLVGSLLSLDPELHTYFAGLAARYGPIFSIRLGSKLGVVVTSPALAREVLRDHDLVFSNRDTPDAACSISYGGGQNIVWNPVGPTWRLLRRICVHEMIGPAGLDSLHGLRRREFMATLHHLRARSGEPVNVGAQMFLTVMNVVTGALWGGNVGSESERTTVGKEFRELVADITELLGAPNVSDFFPALAPLDIQGIRNKSDLLKDRFDDIFARIIQKRTESDHAAAAGETASDFLEYMLKLEKEGGDGKTAFTMTNVKALLMDMVIGGTETTSNTVEWGMAEMLQNRGTLRKVREELDAVVGRDGVVEESHLPKLHYLNLVVKETLRLHPALPLMVPHCPGEDATVGGHRVPAGARVFVNVWAIQRDPAVWKDPEHFIPERFLPADGGGGRRLDFTGSEQEYMPFGSGRRICAGVAMAERMVAYSLAMLVQAFDWELPAGERLDLAERFGIVMKKATPLVAVPTPRLSNPQLYSA; encoded by the exons ATGGAGGTGACATCCACCCCAGCGATGCTGCTCTACGCCGCCCTgttcgcggcggcgctgctgtaCCTCGCCGTCGCGGtccggcgcggccgcggcgccggcctGCCGCCGGGTCCGACGGGGCTGCCGCTCGTCGGCAGCTTGCTGTCCCTCGACCCGGAGCTGCACACCTActtcgccggcctcgccgccagGTACGGCCCCATCTTCTCTATCCGCCTCGGCTCCAAGCTCGGCGTCGTCGTCACCTCGCCGGCGCTGGCGCGGGAGGTGCTGCGCGACCACGACCTCGTCTTCTCCAACCGCGACACGCCCGACGCCGCGTGCTCCATCTCCTACGGCGGCGGGCAGAACATCGTGTGGAACCCGGTCGGCCCCACgtggcgcctcctccgccgcatctGCGTCCACGAGATGATCGGCCCCGCCGGCCTCGACAGCCTccacggcctccgccgccgggagTTCATGGCCACGCTCCACCACCTGCGCGCGCGGTCCGGCGAGCCCGTCAACGTCGGCGCGCAGATGTTCCTCACCGTGATGAACGTGGTGACCGGCGCGCTGTGGGGCGGCAACGTCGGCAGCGAGAGCGAGCGGACGACGGTGGGGAAGGAGTTCCGGGAGCTCGTCGCCGACATCACCGAGTTGCTCGGCGCGCCCAACGTGTCCGACTTCTTCCCGGCGCTGGCGCCGCTCGACATCCAGGGCATCCGCAACAAGTCCGACCTGCTCAAGGACCGCTTCGACGACATCTTCGCCAGGATCATCCAGAAGAGGACCGAGTCcgaccatgccgccgccgccggcgagacggCGTCGGACTTCCTCGAGTACATGCTCAAGCTGGAGAAGGAAGGCGGCGACGGGAAGACCGCCTTCACCATGACCAACGTCAAGGCCCTGCTCATG GACATGGTGATCGGGGGGACGGAGACGACGTCGAACACCGTGGAATGGGGCATGGCGGAGATGCTCCAGAACAGGGGGACGCTGCGCAAGGTGCGGGAGGAGCTCGACGCGGTGGTGGGGCGCGACGGCGTGGTGGAGGAGAGCCACCTCCCGAAGCTGCACTACCTGAATCTGGTGGTCAAGGAGACGCTCCGGCTGCACCCGGCGCTGCCGCTGATGGTGCCGCACTGCCCCGGCGAGGACGCCACGGTGGGCGGCCACCGCGTCCCGGCGGGCGCCCGGGTGTTCGTCAACGTGTGGGCGATCCAGAGGGACCCGGCGGTGTGGAAGGACCCGGAACACTTCATCCCGGAGAGGTTCTtgccggcggacggcggcggagggcggaggctGGACTTCACCGGGAGCGAGCAGGAGTACATGCCGTTCGGGTCCGGGAGGAGGATCTGCGCCGGCGTCGCCATGGCGGAGCGGATGGTGGCCTACTCGCTGGCGATGCTGGTGCAGGCGTTCGACTGGGAGCTGCCGGCCGGCGAGCGGCTGGACCTCGCCGAGCGGTTCGGCATCGTGATGAAGAAGGCCACGCCGCTGGTCGCCGTGCCCACGCCGAGGCTCTCCAACCCTCAGCTCTACTCCGCCTAG